In Deltaproteobacteria bacterium, one DNA window encodes the following:
- a CDS encoding sigma-70 family RNA polymerase sigma factor translates to MEQQSWLTERFEENRLRLRGVAYRMLGSLSEAEDAVQEAWLRLNRIDTATVENLGGWLTTVVSRVCLDMLRSRKSRREEPIGAQVTEPSIVRGEGADPEGEAVLADSVGVALLVVLDTLTPAERLAFVLHDLFGMPFDEIGSIVGRSPDAAKQLASRARRRVRGSPAPSDAGRARQREVVEAFLRAARAGDIEGLLAVLDPDAVVRIDAAARINAPAAEVGKPRELRGASTWAKQFIALSRGLQFVQPALINGSAGLIVAPGGKLSRVLTFTFTNGKVARVEVVADPDRLRELDIAVL, encoded by the coding sequence ATGGAACAGCAAAGCTGGCTGACCGAGCGATTCGAAGAGAACCGGCTACGGCTGCGCGGAGTGGCCTACCGCATGCTCGGCTCGCTGAGCGAAGCCGAGGACGCGGTGCAGGAAGCGTGGCTGCGTCTCAACCGCATCGACACGGCCACCGTCGAAAACCTGGGCGGTTGGTTGACGACCGTCGTCTCGCGCGTGTGTCTGGACATGCTGCGCTCGCGGAAGTCACGACGCGAAGAGCCGATTGGCGCGCAGGTCACCGAGCCGAGCATCGTGCGCGGGGAAGGCGCCGATCCCGAAGGCGAAGCAGTGCTCGCGGACTCGGTCGGCGTGGCGCTGCTTGTCGTGCTCGACACGCTGACGCCCGCCGAACGCCTCGCGTTCGTCCTGCATGATCTGTTCGGCATGCCGTTCGACGAGATCGGTTCCATCGTCGGACGGTCGCCGGACGCGGCAAAGCAGCTGGCGAGCCGCGCGCGCCGACGCGTGCGCGGCTCGCCAGCGCCATCGGACGCCGGCAGGGCTCGTCAGCGCGAAGTGGTGGAGGCGTTTCTGAGGGCGGCGCGCGCGGGCGACATCGAGGGACTCCTCGCCGTGCTCGATCCGGATGCCGTCGTTCGCATCGATGCCGCGGCACGCATCAATGCCCCGGCAGCGGAGGTCGGCAAGCCGCGGGAGCTCAGAGGCGCCTCGACGTGGGCGAAACAGTTCATCGCGCTTTCGCGAGGGCTGCAATTTGTACAGCCGGCGCTCATCAATGGATCGGCCGGATTGATCGTCGCGCCGGGCGGCAAGCTGTCCCGGGTACTGACCTTCACCTTCACCAACGGCAAGGTCGCGCGGGTCGAGGTCGTTGCAGACCCCGATCGCCTTCGCGAGCTCGACATCGCGGTGCTCTAG
- a CDS encoding VOC family protein, giving the protein MTNPSEMVSVRYMVDDVEAALAFYTKFLDFKVLTSFVPAFADVARGNLRLLLSGPTSSAARPMPDGTKPGPGGWNRIHLIVDDIDAEVARLRAAGARFRNDILEGPGGKQTLLQDPSGNVVELFQPAATRLGPRSK; this is encoded by the coding sequence ATGACCAACCCGAGTGAGATGGTGAGTGTCCGTTACATGGTCGATGACGTCGAAGCTGCCCTCGCCTTCTACACGAAGTTCCTCGACTTCAAAGTTCTGACGAGCTTCGTTCCTGCTTTCGCCGACGTTGCCCGCGGCAACCTGCGGCTGCTGCTCAGCGGACCGACAAGCTCTGCGGCGCGGCCAATGCCGGATGGCACCAAGCCGGGGCCCGGCGGCTGGAACCGCATCCACCTCATCGTCGACGACATCGATGCCGAGGTCGCCCGTCTCCGCGCCGCCGGTGCTCGGTTCCGCAACGACATCCTCGAAGGACCCGGCGGCAAGCAGACCCTGCTCCAAGACCCCTCCGGCAACGTCGTCGAACTCTTCCAACCCGCCGCCACTCGCCTTGGTCCTCGCAGCAAGTAA
- a CDS encoding ABC transporter permease: MGIGAVFGAMNTMYALVAARTREIGTLRALGFSKVSILTAFVVESTSWPSSAARWVAGSPCLPTA, translated from the coding sequence ATGGGCATCGGTGCGGTGTTCGGCGCAATGAACACGATGTACGCACTCGTCGCTGCACGCACCCGTGAAATCGGCACGCTGCGAGCGCTCGGATTCTCCAAGGTCAGCATCCTGACGGCGTTCGTCGTCGAATCGACGTCCTGGCCATCGTCGGCGGCGCGCTGGGTTGCCGGCTCGCCCTGCCTGCCGACGGCATGA
- a CDS encoding cytochrome P450, with the protein MFEPKLPASIDDIHLDQLEFWIAPSEEREGAFALLRRERPMSFHNEFEPPPEIPLPKGPGYWSVTRHADVLLASRRSDIFCSGKGIQIPDLPEELGEFFGSMIAMDDPRHGRLRRIVSRGFTPSRLAQLQGDVERRARALVDAVIDRGECDFVTEIAAPLPLGIICDMMGIPESQTRFVFEQTNIILGLGDPEYVAPGSNPLIAALDSGRALAELMNELATERRGNPKDDLTSKLLNAEIDGEVLTDQEIASFFILLVAAGNETTRNAISHGMKALADHPDERRKWAADFEGVAPTAVEEIVRWASPVMHFRRTGTQDTELGGQKLRAGEKIVLWYNSANRDEAVFDEPYRFDVTRTPNEHVGFGGPGAHHCLGANLARREIAVVFRELLRRLPDLEITGPPEMLRSNFIHGIKRMPCAFTPGGAR; encoded by the coding sequence ATGTTCGAGCCCAAGCTGCCTGCAAGCATCGATGACATCCACCTGGACCAGCTCGAGTTCTGGATCGCCCCTAGTGAGGAGCGCGAGGGCGCCTTCGCGTTGCTGCGGCGTGAGCGGCCGATGTCGTTTCACAATGAGTTCGAGCCGCCACCGGAGATCCCCCTGCCGAAGGGGCCAGGCTACTGGTCGGTGACTCGCCACGCGGACGTGCTCCTGGCGAGCCGCAGGAGTGACATCTTCTGTTCGGGCAAGGGCATCCAGATTCCCGATCTGCCCGAGGAGCTCGGCGAGTTCTTCGGCTCGATGATCGCCATGGACGACCCGCGCCACGGGCGGTTGCGGCGCATCGTGTCGCGCGGCTTCACGCCTAGCCGGCTCGCGCAGCTCCAAGGCGACGTCGAACGGCGCGCCCGTGCGCTGGTCGATGCGGTGATCGACAGGGGCGAGTGCGACTTCGTTACCGAGATCGCGGCGCCGCTTCCCTTGGGCATCATCTGCGACATGATGGGAATCCCGGAGAGCCAGACACGTTTCGTCTTCGAACAGACCAACATCATCCTCGGCCTCGGCGACCCGGAATACGTGGCGCCAGGCTCGAACCCACTGATCGCAGCACTCGATTCGGGACGAGCACTTGCGGAGCTCATGAACGAGCTAGCGACCGAGCGCCGCGGAAACCCGAAGGATGATCTCACGTCAAAGCTTCTGAACGCCGAGATCGACGGTGAGGTGCTCACCGACCAGGAGATCGCTTCGTTTTTCATTCTGCTCGTGGCCGCAGGCAACGAGACGACCCGCAACGCCATCAGCCACGGCATGAAGGCGCTCGCTGATCATCCCGACGAGCGGCGAAAGTGGGCGGCCGACTTCGAGGGCGTGGCGCCCACCGCGGTGGAAGAGATCGTGCGCTGGGCGTCCCCGGTGATGCACTTCAGGCGCACCGGGACCCAAGACACGGAGCTCGGCGGCCAGAAACTGCGTGCCGGGGAGAAGATCGTTCTCTGGTACAACTCAGCGAACCGTGACGAGGCCGTCTTCGACGAGCCATACCGTTTCGACGTCACGCGCACACCGAACGAACATGTGGGATTCGGCGGCCCGGGCGCACACCACTGCCTGGGCGCCAACCTCGCTCGGCGCGAGATCGCGGTGGTGTTCCGCGAGCTCCTGCGCCGTCTTCCGGATCTCGAAATCACCGGCCCGCCCGAGATGCTGCGCTCGAACTTCATCCACGGCATCAAGCGTATGCCCTGTGCGTTCACTCCGGGCGGCGCCCGGTAG
- a CDS encoding ABC transporter permease: MFVAIVMGIGAVFGAMNTMYALVAARTREIGTLRALGFSKVSILTAFVVESTFLAIVGGALGCLLAPPANGMTSAAMGTSFAEIGFALRISGTSLVVGMVLAVPMGVAGGVLPAFHAARMPIASALRDA; this comes from the coding sequence ATGTTCGTGGCCATCGTCATGGGCATCGGTGCGGTGTTTGGCGCCATGAACACGATGTACGCACTCGTCGCTGCACGCACCCGTGAAATCGGCACGCTGCGTGCGCTCGGATTCTCCAAGGTCAGCATCCTGACGGCGTTCGTCGTCGAATCGACGTTCCTGGCCATCGTCGGCGGCGCGCTGGGTTGCCTGCTCGCCCCGCCGGCAAACGGCATGACCTCGGCGGCCATGGGCACGAGCTTCGCGGAGATCGGGTTCGCTCTCCGGATCAGCGGGACATCGCTCGTGGTGGGAATGGTGCTCGCGGTCCCGATGGGTGTCGCGGGCGGCGTGTTGCCCGCGTTCCACGCGGCACGGATGCCGATCGCGTCGGCGCTTAGAGACGCCTAA